From Candidatus Mycalebacterium zealandia:
GACGCGGACATGATGTTTGACGTACGCATGCTGCCAAACCCGAACTTCACGCCCGAACTCAAACCCCTTGACGGCAAAGACAAAAGAATCAGGGATTTTGTTTTTTCGGACACGGGCGGCGAGGGTTTTCTTGACAAAGCGGCGGACATAATTGATTTTGTAGTCGGTCTTTACAAAAGTAAAGACAAGCTTTATCTGAATGTCGCCATCGGTTGCACGGGGGGAAAGCACAGGTCCGTCTCGGTTGCCGAGAGGCTCGGGAAAAGGCTGAAAGGTTCCGTTAAAGAGGTACGGGTTGCGCACAGAGACATCGGGAAGAACAAATGAAACTGATACTTGTCGTAACGCACGGGGAACTCGCTTTTGAGCTTATAAAAACCGTTGAATTCGTTCTCGGCGAAAAACCCGCCGTTGAAATCAAAGGCGTTTCCTTTGTTCCGAAAGGCGGATTTGACATGCTCTCCGGAGAGATAGAAAAACACCTGCGCGGCAATAAAAAAGACACAATCATTTTGACCGATATGTTCGGTGGAACGCCGTCAAACGTCAGCCTGACTTTTCTTGACCCCGGCAAGGTGGAAGTCGTAACCGGAGTAAACCTGCCGATGCTTTTGAAACTTGCCACGCTGAAAACCGGTATTTCTCTTGAAAAAGCCGTGGAAGCAACAAAAAAAGCGGGACGCGAAAATATAGTTTCCGCGAGTGGAATCTTGAGTTCAAAACAGGGAGCAAAGGAAGAAAAATGACCGAAGAACAGTTCAACAAAGCCGTTGAGAAGTGGAAAAACTTCATACTGAAGGGACCTCTCGCCGAATACACGCTTGAAATTGATCCGAAAATTCTGAAAGAGTTTGCCGCAGTCGCGCTGTTTCTGGATATTCAGACCATAAGGGCGTCCGGCAACGAAGAAAAATTCTACGAGGGCTACCGCGAAGCGTCCTCGGACATTTTGAAATTCATGGGGATTGAGATGTTTCAGGACGATAACAAGAAAAAAATCGCGTTGGTGCCCTCATCTTACGACCCCGAAGCCCGGACGCGCCTCGCCCGCTCAATGTGGGGAGATGTTTAGGCGCGGGGCCGGCAAGGACCCCTTTGCGACTCGTTGATAAATTTGACGCTTTTGTCATAGACCTTGACGGAACGGTGGTTTCGGGACCCACCCCCGTTAAGGGCGTGGCGGGCGCGCTCAAAAAACTGCGTAAAACCGGAAAACCGTTTCTGTTCGCGACAAACAACTCCCGGCTCACGCCCGCGGGATGGGCAAAACGCCTGAAAGAAACCGGAATAGAGGCGCGGGCGGGCGAGATTGTAACATCGGCGGGATCAACCGCGCGCTTCATAACGCGCAAATTCAAAAATCCGGAATCAAAAAAAGCGTTTGTTTCGGCAAGTCGCGCGCTTGTGTCGGAAATAAAGAAAACGGGAATTCGTATTGTCGGGGCGGACGAAGCCGCGCGCGGATGCGACGTTGTAATTATCGGCGGGTACACGGGTTTCGGTTATCAAGACATCGCCGCGGCGGGAACGGCGATAATAAAAGGGGCTGATTTTCTCGCCACAAATTCAAATTTCGTCTATCCCGCGCGGGACGGGCGTTTTATGCCGGCAACCGGCGCGCTTACCGCCGCCATAGAGAAAGTTGCGCGCAAAAAACCCGTCATCACCGGAAAACCGCATCCGGACATTTTCAGAATCTGCCGTGAAATTCTCCGCGTTGCCGCCGGCAGAACGGCGGTTATCGGGGACAGCCTCAAAACCGATATAAAAGGCGGAAAAAATGCCGGAATGAAAACAGTTTTGACGCTCACGGGAATTTCATCGCGAGCGGACGCGAAAAAATCCCGCCACAAACCGGACTACATCATAAAAGATATGTCGGAACTGTTCCGCTAATTATTTCGTCTCTCAAGAAAATGTCCGTATGCGCAAATTGATTAAAGATGTGCTGATTGGATGAGAAATTTATCTTTCAGAAGTTACGCTCATTTCAAACCGCAGATTTAGAAGAGAAGCCACCTTGTAGATTTGGCTCAGATTTTTATTCACCAACGCCGGATTGAGCAACCGCTGAATCTGATTGTCTGAAGTTTTCAGACAGCGAGCCAGATGTTTTTTTGACACTTTCTTGCGGGAAAGTTCCTTGTTGATGCGGGCAATGATGTGTTCAATATGATCCTGAAGCATATATTCGGGGTCTTTTATCAAAAAAAGCGGTTGGTCGGACGGCATATAGTCCGCCGTGCCATCTTCAAAACGCATTCCCAAAGACCTGTTTCCCGTCTCCTTATCAACCCATACCTCTTGAATGCCCTTGCTTATGCCAAGAGAACCGTAATGGACTGTCGCCTCTTTGCCAGTCGCATAGATGACATTAATCTCTTTTTTCCTATTGGAAAAAGTTGCTGATTTGATTTTAGGAACACTCATATCCTGCCCTCCTTAATAAGATCGAGAAGAATTTTTCTTAGCCTTCCGTTCATGTTTCCGCTCAAAATCTCCATTCCCGGAACGGCGACTTTGGCAACGGCTTCGCCATCTTTGTATATGTGAACATGCTTCGGCTGATGGTCTCCCACCCACCATTCAATGATGTAGCCGCCACGCTTTTCTCGTCCCATTGAGAGACGCTACTATATTTAGTAGTGGTTGTCTATATTGAGTGAAAGAAAATCCGGGAAAAATCTATCTCTAAATGTTCCGCTGTTGACCTTGAAAGTTGCAGTCCAACCGCTTCTTTCAAACTGTCAATTGCATCTCAACATTGTCTCCGTAACTGGAAACATCGCCTTCCTGCCAGATTAAAGCATTAAACATTATTTGTTGCATAAATCTGATTGCCTCCGACAAACAAGCACGAAAATCATAGTTATGGCATGTTTAGGTTTCAATAGCCACTAAAAAACTCGTTTCCGTTTGAACTGCTCAAAGATGTTCTGATTGGGTAGAAATTTTATCAGAACTTTTTCACCCCTTTCTCGTCTCCTCCTGATTCTTCAAACCCGTTTTCGGCGCCTGAACAAGAACCGCCATTTTCCCCGAATGTTTGTTTTCATACATATTCTGGTGCGCAAGCGGAATGTCCTTGTATTCAAAAATCTCCGACATCACGGGGTTGATAATTCCCTTGTGAACAAGCGCGTTCGCCCGAATGCATTCAAGAGCGTTCGCGAAATGCGAGCCGAGAATTTTTTTCTGGTGCATCCACAGATAGCGCACATCAAACATGCATTCATAACCCGTTGTGCCGGCGCAAATCACAATCCGCCCGAAGCGGTTGCACACAAAAACGCTTGTCGGAAAAGTCCCCTCGCCCGGATGCTCAAAAACAACGTTGGGGTTTTTCCTCTCGCCCATAATTTCCCAAATCGCCTTGCCGAATTTCTTTGTGTCTTCCAGCCGCGCTTTTTTGCGCTCCGGCGTTTCGTCCTTTGAATACATCAAATCCGGAAAATCCCGCCGGTTTATTGTTCCCTTCGCGCCGAGTTCCATGCACATCTTCGCCTTTTCTTCCGAAGAAACAATCGCGATGCAGTCCGCGCCCATCATTTTGCAAATCTGTATGGCAAAAACGCCGAGTCCGCCCGCGCCGCCCCAGATAAGAGCGAGTTCGCCGGGCTCAATTTTGCATTGTGAAACAAGCATCCTGTAAGCCGTGAAATAACACAGCCCGTAAGACGCCGCCGCCTCCCATGCCAGATGAGCCGGTTTTGAAAGAACCTGCTGAGCCTGCACGCAGGTGAACTGCGCGAAAGAGCCGTTGGGCGTCTCGTAGCCCCAAATCTGGTCGCCCGCGTTCACCATCGGGTCGTAAGTAATAAAATCAGCGTTGCTTTTTGTGAGTTTGCCGTGGTCGGGGCCCTCAACGTTGCAGTGGATAATGACCTCATCGCCGATTTTCCAACTTTTCACATTTGAACCGACAGCCCA
This genomic window contains:
- a CDS encoding PTS sugar transporter yields the protein MKLILVVTHGELAFELIKTVEFVLGEKPAVEIKGVSFVPKGGFDMLSGEIEKHLRGNKKDTIILTDMFGGTPSNVSLTFLDPGKVEVVTGVNLPMLLKLATLKTGISLEKAVEATKKAGRENIVSASGILSSKQGAKEEK
- the ccrA gene encoding crotonyl-CoA carboxylase/reductase, whose translation is MPKVFELGTLPEIGEMPEMMKAWLIRKERHGEPMKSFQEEEVPVPQPGPDEVLVLVMAAGVNFNGVWAGLGEPISVLDIHKQDFHIAGSDAAGIVWAVGSNVKSWKIGDEVIIHCNVEGPDHGKLTKSNADFITYDPMVNAGDQIWGYETPNGSFAQFTCVQAQQVLSKPAHLAWEAAASYGLCYFTAYRMLVSQCKIEPGELALIWGGAGGLGVFAIQICKMMGADCIAIVSSEEKAKMCMELGAKGTINRRDFPDLMYSKDETPERKKARLEDTKKFGKAIWEIMGERKNPNVVFEHPGEGTFPTSVFVCNRFGRIVICAGTTGYECMFDVRYLWMHQKKILGSHFANALECIRANALVHKGIINPVMSEIFEYKDIPLAHQNMYENKHSGKMAVLVQAPKTGLKNQEETRKG
- a CDS encoding DUF4160 domain-containing protein, with product MGREKRGGYIIEWWVGDHQPKHVHIYKDGEAVAKVAVPGMEILSGNMNGRLRKILLDLIKEGRI
- a CDS encoding HAD-IIA family hydrolase yields the protein MLRPRSPDAPRPLNVGRCLGAGPARTPLRLVDKFDAFVIDLDGTVVSGPTPVKGVAGALKKLRKTGKPFLFATNNSRLTPAGWAKRLKETGIEARAGEIVTSAGSTARFITRKFKNPESKKAFVSASRALVSEIKKTGIRIVGADEAARGCDVVIIGGYTGFGYQDIAAAGTAIIKGADFLATNSNFVYPARDGRFMPATGALTAAIEKVARKKPVITGKPHPDIFRICREILRVAAGRTAVIGDSLKTDIKGGKNAGMKTVLTLTGISSRADAKKSRHKPDYIIKDMSELFR